The nucleotide sequence CTGCTCTTTAAAGTCAGCTTACCAAACcatgacattaaggaaaaaGACAGAATTGACTCGATAAAATATGATCGAGTCAGTTTAACATTTTTGTCAATGTTAAAATAGGACAGTTTCCTAAGACAGTACAAACGATGGTGCCCCTTTTTGCACACAGCTTGCATCAGAGCTACATTTTGAGTCAATAATGGTCCCGAGATATTTGTACGATTGCACAAATTCTACTTTCTGATTCCTGATAAGACTCCATGGGGATGTCTTCTAAAAGCAATGATCATGTCGTGACATGCAGGACAAAGTTTCCCTTTCTGCCGCACTTATTGCCCCGACTGTTCAAAGTGCAGTCGGGCATTCATTAATGAAGTCCCTGTACCTTTCCTCTATGGGACCTTCAGGCACCAGCTGACCCGGCAGTTCCTCATCAGCAGCTTCACAGCTTCCTCTGGACTTTTATGAGTTTAAGAAACAGAAACGGAATCTTACATTAAATAACGTTCAGCTCTTGTGTTTCCCTTTGATTGCAGTAAAACATCTAACCTTAAAGATTACAGCTGACTGAAGACGGCAGCTCCACATTAGCCTCCTCATAATATAATATGACATTTCTGACATAGTTGTTTACATTTTTTGGACTACTATAGTATGTTTTCTTTTACATGCGACATCATTTGTTCCTCTCACAGTTTTGacattactttattttgtacatagaatgtttttttataaatatactgtatatatatattttttttttttcttcaaatatgGTATTAGATTTTGTTCagatttattgtattttatactaTGACGTTTTTATGAGTTTTGTGACATACTAAACTATCTTGTTTGTTCTGATATGTAAAACAGTTTTTGCgattaaatgttaaaaaaatcaATCTTTTTGACAAACTATGTATTTTTTACTTCAATGCAGTTTTTTCAGATATTCGTTCAACATATTTTGATTTACTATACAAGACCATTGTCAAATGTGATCTTAATCTTAAAAGCAACGACATGACTTCATTAAGAGTTGCAAAAATggaaatgctttattttttacaaatatTTGATAGAGCTGCGGCCGCTCAGCAAATGCATCATCAAGTGGAGCCAGGTGAGCTGGGAATCTTTTAGAACTGTAAATAAGTTGAATGATAAAATGCAAAACTTAGGATACTGTTGAACACATTTGTTTTGTCTTTTATCTGCACATGACCTCTTACCGATGAGACCTTGGTAAATACCATAGTCAAACTGTACTAGTGTGTTGTGAAGCCCACCCTTCTCCATCTCCCTGCCTGCCTATCAGGAAGTCATCAAGGTGGTCCAGCCGGTGTTCTTGGGGAAGATGATTATTTACTTTGAGAACTACGACCCAGAAGACATGGTGGCTCTGTACGAGACTCTGGGCTACGCGGCCGGCCTCTCCGTCTGCTCCATCGGACTCGCCCTGCTCCATCACCTCTACTTCTACCACGTCCAGAGGACAGGCATGAAGATCAGAGTGGCCATGTGTCACATGATCTACAACAAGGTCAGTAGGAGGGCAGTTCCCATTATCATTGATGCTGCTTGGCCTGCATGTCATGGCACTGAAGGGATGACCTTTGAATGTGAAGCCCTAAGACTACAGGTCGTATCTCTTATACCTCTATACCTCTTTCCCTCCAATGTGACATCTTGGAAAGTGTTTGTGATGGACGCTCAGCACTAATGGCCCTTCCTCTCTTCTTCCTAGGCTCTGTGTCTCAGCAGTTCAGCCATGGGAAAGACCACCACGGGCCAGATCGTCAACCTCCTTTCCAACGACGTCAACAAGTTTGATGACGTAAGTGAAAGTGAAATCTTTCAGAGAGCAGAAGGGCTGCTCTCGTTTCCTGCAAAGGTCAAGGTGCTACAACATTGCCGGCCAACAGATTCAGATGTTTAGATTTAGTTTGTCCGACATTGCCTTCAGAATCAATTTGCCCTGGATCCACACAAATGTAAGGGCTTGTGTTTTATTTGCACTTTAAAGTTTAAATATACTttaaatatactttattgatcccaatttaggAAATTAAACAGCACAACTCGTTAAGAGAAAGGAACACGTTTATTATTGTGTACTTTTTCTAACCCAAATTGAACACAATGTGTCTGCGGTGGTCTTTAGGGGGGGAGCGCGGCGGCCGGGCCATTGGTGGCAGTGGGACCACCTTGTGGGTCACATGGACTTTTCTGAAACACATTAACGATGCAAGATTTAGCTTTTTTTATTGTGTCCGTCTTATACAGATAAAGAAATAACACTTAATCCTCCCAAGTTCTCCCTAAGCTCTGTGAGCGATGAACTCAGGGTTCCCAcagccagaggactttaacccTCACCTTAAAGAGGTCGTCTCAGCGCTGGTCCCCTTCAGCGGGTGGTAGGGCCCTTTTTGTTTGGAGTTGGTGACAAAACACTTGTGGGAGATTGGGGGGAGGAACATCTCCTGATATTCGGTCATGGGCTTCTTCCTGGACAACAAGGCAACAAAAACATTGCGTTGACACAAACAAAAGACAGTATAAAAAGGTTTAAATAcataagaaaaataaaatggaaGATAAATA is from Pseudochaenichthys georgianus chromosome 2, fPseGeo1.2, whole genome shotgun sequence and encodes:
- the LOC117456420 gene encoding ATP-binding cassette sub-family C member 4-like, whose protein sequence is MIIYFENYDPEDMVALYETLGYAAGLSVCSIGLALLHHLYFYHVQRTGMKIRVAMCHMIYNKALCLSSSAMGKTTTGQIVNLLSNDVNKFDDVSESEIFQRAEGLLSFPAKVKVLQHCRPTDSDV